The sequence AAGCGCTCAAAGAGTTGATGGGTGAAGAATTGCCAAATACTTTGATTGCTGGAGCAAACGTTCAAGAGGAAGTCGGCTTACGAGGAACTAAAGGAGCGGTTCATCAATTCAAACCTGATTTATTTTTTGCTGTTGATTGTTCTGCTGCCGATGACTTGACGGGTGATAAAGCGAATTTTGGACATTTAGGCGAAGGATTTTTACTGAGAATCCAAGATCCAGGTATGATCACGTTGAAAGGTATGCGTGAATTTTTATTGGATACAGCTGAGACTCACAATATTCCTTATCAATATTTTGTTTCTAAAGGCGGAACAGATGCTGGTGCGGCTCATGTTATGAATAATGGAGTTCCCAGCGCAGTAATTGGTGTGTGTGCACGTTATATCCATACTCATCAAACGGTTTTTCATATTGATGACTATGCTGCAGCTAAAGAAATGGTTCTTCAAATTGCCCGTACGTTGGATCGCAGTACATTTGAAACCATTATGAAAAACAATTAAATCAATAAAAGGAGTGCGAAAATGAAAAAATTAGCAACCGTTGAAGAATTTGATTTGCTTACACAAGCCGATAAAGTGGTATTCTTTTTCACGGCAGACTGGTGTGGCGATTGTACATTTATAAAACCAGTCATGCCAGAAATTGTTGAAAGCTATCCTGAGGTTCAGTTTATTGAAGTGGATCGAGACCGTTTTATTGATTTGTGTGGAGAATTAGCTATTTTTGGTATTCCCAGTTTTGTAGCTTTTGAAAAAGGGCAAGAAGTTGGACGCTTTGTCAGCAAAGATCGTAAAACAAAAGAGGAAATTGAAGCTTTTATCGAAACATTGTAATATACTAAGCTTATCTAGCACCATATAAATTATAAGGAGATGAGGATATGTTACAAGATACTCAACAATACGCTCATATTTTAGTTGCTGTTGATGGAAGCGATTCTGCTAAAGAAGCTTTTGAACAAGCTGTTGAAATCGCTAAACGAAATCATAGTGAGTTAGTTATTGCACATGTCATTGATACGCGTTCTTATAATATGGGGATTGAAAGCGCCAGTTTTGACGTTCTTGAATTTGATCTAACTGAAATGGAAAAGCTGTTGAAAGAATATGGCGATAAAGCTAAAGCAGCAGGTTTAGATAAAGTAACGACGGAACTTGTAAAAGGGTCTCCGAAAATAGAGTTAGCAAAAGATATCCCTGAACGACACCGTAGTGATTTGATCGTTGTTGGAAAAACAGGGTTGAATATGGTTGAGCGCTGGATGATTGGAAGCGTTAGTGAATACATTATTCGACAAGCTCCATGCGATGTCTTAGTAATAAGAAATACAGAAAAAGGATGAGAAAATTACATGATAATAAGCAGTTACAATAGGGATGGCATAGGGGACACATTAATCTTAATGACAGGAAAAAGTGTGTTTGCAGAACAAGGATTTGAAACAAAAGAAAATATTACACGCATCTTTAAATCAGAAACAGGCGAAACGATTGGCTTTAACTTCTTCCAAGTGTCAGATGTGCTTCAACTTGAAGGGAAAGGGCCTGTGACATTAACAACGGAACAAGTGGATCAATTAAATAACTGCTTATCAAAAGCCGGTTTTAATGAACAGCTAGTAGCGGACACAACTCCTAAGTTTGTGGTTGGTGAAGTAAAAGAATGTGTGCCTCATCCAGATTCTGATCACCTTTCTATTACACAAATAGAAGTAGATCAAGAACAAGTGATTCAAATTGTTTGCGGCGCAGCGAATATTGCTAAAGGGCAAAAGGTCGTTGTGGCTAAAGTAGGTGCTATGATGCCAAATGGTTTGATTATTTGGGATGGCGAGTTAAGGGGAGAACCAAGTCACGGTATGGTTTGTTCAGCTAAAGAACTAGGCATAGAAAACCCGGAAGCGACAAAAGGTATTTTAGTTTTACCTGGATCAGCTGTAACAGGAGAAGCATTTCAAATGAACTAAATAAATGAAATAAGATAAGACAGTAGTGCAATAATGACTACTGTCTTATTTCGTTTTCATATTTATTCTAAACAAAT is a genomic window of Carnobacterium sp. CP1 containing:
- a CDS encoding thioredoxin family protein, coding for MKKLATVEEFDLLTQADKVVFFFTADWCGDCTFIKPVMPEIVESYPEVQFIEVDRDRFIDLCGELAIFGIPSFVAFEKGQEVGRFVSKDRKTKEEIEAFIETL
- a CDS encoding universal stress protein, which gives rise to MLQDTQQYAHILVAVDGSDSAKEAFEQAVEIAKRNHSELVIAHVIDTRSYNMGIESASFDVLEFDLTEMEKLLKEYGDKAKAAGLDKVTTELVKGSPKIELAKDIPERHRSDLIVVGKTGLNMVERWMIGSVSEYIIRQAPCDVLVIRNTEKG
- the ytpR gene encoding YtpR family tRNA-binding protein, whose translation is MISSYNRDGIGDTLILMTGKSVFAEQGFETKENITRIFKSETGETIGFNFFQVSDVLQLEGKGPVTLTTEQVDQLNNCLSKAGFNEQLVADTTPKFVVGEVKECVPHPDSDHLSITQIEVDQEQVIQIVCGAANIAKGQKVVVAKVGAMMPNGLIIWDGELRGEPSHGMVCSAKELGIENPEATKGILVLPGSAVTGEAFQMN